From a region of the Campylobacter showae genome:
- the rplI gene encoding 50S ribosomal protein L9, whose product MKVLLIKDVKSLGKAGEIKEVKEGYGNNFLIGKGFAKAATPDVLRQYEAEQKRKAEELKYEIANIEKLKSEIEKITLKVKKPLGANGALFGAVTKDEISEALEKNHHLVVDKKAFDFAHTIKATGIYEVDVKLGHAVRATLKLDVEGE is encoded by the coding sequence ATGAAAGTACTACTAATAAAAGACGTAAAATCGCTCGGAAAAGCCGGCGAAATCAAAGAGGTAAAAGAAGGTTACGGAAATAACTTCCTAATCGGTAAAGGCTTTGCTAAAGCTGCGACTCCAGATGTCTTGCGCCAGTACGAAGCCGAACAAAAACGCAAGGCCGAGGAGCTAAAATACGAGATCGCAAATATAGAAAAGCTAAAATCCGAGATCGAAAAAATCACGCTCAAGGTTAAAAAGCCGCTCGGAGCAAACGGAGCGCTATTTGGTGCGGTAACGAAGGATGAAATTTCAGAAGCTTTAGAAAAAAATCATCATCTAGTCGTAGATAAAAAGGCGTTTGACTTCGCGCATACGATAAAAGCGACAGGCATCTACGAAGTGGACGTCAAACTCGGCCATGCCGTGCGCGCCACGCTAAAACTAGACGTCGAGGGTGAATAA